The following are from one region of the Anguilla rostrata isolate EN2019 chromosome 7, ASM1855537v3, whole genome shotgun sequence genome:
- the LOC135259774 gene encoding semaphorin-3C-like, with product MGWPKRGVAQSAGVTVRSAGPLLLLLVISVSGFSQQPLPRVFLPFQELLASQSLQYYSLSEEPMDYRILVMDEDQDRMYVGCKDHALSMDINNITQGTLQVFWPASSSKKQECQMAGKDPTHGCGNFVRVIQPYNRTHLFICGSGAYSPVCTYINRGRRPEDQVFYVDSEDESGKGRCSFNPTVNTVSVMLNQELFSGMYIDFMGTDPAIFRSLTKRNAVRTDQHNSKWLSEPIFIDAQLIPDGSDPNDAKLYFFIRERMMDNSGNTKHIHTMVARVCPNDIGGQRSLVNKWSTFLKARMVCSVVELDGTETHFDELESIFLLETEHPKNLLLFGIFTSTSSVFHGSAVCMYNMADILTIFNGPFAHRDGPNFQWVPFQGRIPYPRPGTCPGGAFTPSLHTTKEFPDEVVTFIRTHPVMFNPIYPVGRKPLVVRTQADYKYTAIAVDQVTAADGRYQVLFLGTDRGTVQKVIVLPTNRSLDEDLILEELEVFKNEAPVTNLRISSKKQQLYVSSEYGVSQVSLHRCHAYGTACADCCLARDPYCAWDGLTCSHFYPLGKSRRSRRQDIIHGNPLTQCKGFNLKEYRNAAEMVQYGIRNNTTFLECLPKIPQASIKWLIQRDNDRRKEVKLSNRVVSTDHGLLFRSVQPMDQGLYYCLATENSFKRTVAKIRLRVLSSLTDGRAAPPPPPPPQPGVLQGSLSAGEALAMQRYCKEQQQAQRVGPLRGDLAKLKKIMEHRKSRSRRNPPTRD from the exons ATGGGGTGGCCAAAGAGGGGCGTGGCCCAGTCAGCTGGGGTCACGGTGCGGTCAGCGGGcccactcctcctgctcctcgtcATCAGTGTCTCTGGattctcccagcagcccctgcccAGAGTCTTCCTGCCCTTCCAAG AGTTGCTGGCCTCCCAGTCCCTGCAATATTACAGTCTCTCTGAGGAGCCCATGGATTACAGAATCCTGGTGATGGATGAGGATCAGGACCGTATGTATGTGGGCTGCAAGGACCACGCCCTCTCCATGGACATCAACAACATCACCCAGGGAACCCTACAG gtgttcTGGCCAGCTTCCAGCAGTAAAAAGCAGGAGTGCCAAATGGCAGGGAAAGACCCCACG CATGGCTGTGGTAACTTTGTCAGAGTAATCCAACCCTATAACAGGACTCATCTCTTCATTTGTGGCAGTGGTGCTTACAGCCCTGTCTGCACCTACATCAACAGGGGTCGAAGGCCAGAG GACCAAGTGTTCTATGTGGACTCAGAGGATGAATCAGGGAAGGGGAGGTGCTCCTTCAACCCAACAGTCAACACTGTCTCAGTGATGCTCA ACCAGGAGCTCTTCTCCGGAATGTACATCGACTTCATGGGAACAGACCCCGCCATTTTCCGGAGCCTCACCAAGAGGAACGCCGTCCGGACTGACCAGCACAATTCCAAGTGGCTGAGTG AACCCATTTTCATCGATGCCCAGCTGATCCCCGATGGCTCTGACCCGAATGACGCCAAGCTCTACTTCTTCATACGGGAGAGGATGATGGACAACAGTGGCAACaccaaacacattcacaccatGGTGGCGAGAGTGTGTCCG AATGACATTGGCGGTCAGCGCAGCCTGGTGAATAAATGGAGCACCTTCCTGAAGGCTCGGATGGTCTGCTCAGTGGTGGAGCTTGATGGCACAGAGACGCACTTTGATGAGCTGG AGAGTATATTTTTACTGGAAACCGAACATCCCAAGAACCTTCTGTTGTTTGGGATTTTTACATCCACAAG CTCCGTGTTCCATGGCTCAGCGGTGTGCATGTACAACATGGCCGACATCCTGACCATCTTCAACGGCCCCTTCGCCCACAGAGACGGACCCAACTTCCAGTGGGTCCCGTTCCAGGGCCGGATCCCCTATCCCCGCCCTGGCACG TGCCCTGGGGGAGCCTTCACCCCCAGCCTTCACACCACTAAGGAATTCCCGGATGAGGTGGTGACGTTCATCAGGACTCACCCGGTGATGTTCAATCCCATCTACCCCGTGGGCAGGAAGCCGCTGGTGGTGCGCACGCAGGCCGACTACAAGTACACCGCCATCGCCGTGGACCAGGTGACCGCGGCCGACGGCCGCTACCAGGTGCTGTTCCTGGGCACAG ATAGAGGAACGGTGCAGAAGGTGATCGTCCTCCCCACTAATCGTTCACTGGATGAGGATCTgatcctggaggagctggaagtATTTAAG AATGAGGCTCCAGTGACAAATTTAAGAATTTCCTCTAAAAAG caaCAGCTGTATGTGAGTTCGGAGTACGGGGTTTCCCAGGTGTCTTTGCACCGTTGCCATGCCTACGGCACAGCATGCGCAGACTGCTGTCTGGCCAGAGACCCTTACTGCGCCTGGGATGGTCTGACCTGCTCACACTTCTACCCCCTGGGTAAAAG caggagaagcagaaggCAGGACATCATTCATGGGAACCCTCTGACACAGTGCAAAGGATTCAATCTGAAAG agtACAGGAATGCTGCAGAGATGGTGCAGTACGGCATAAGGAACAACACCACCTTCCTGGAGTGTTTGCCAAAGATCCCACAGGCCTCCATCAAGTGGCTGATTCAGAGGGACAACGACCGGCGGAAAGAG GTGAAGCTGAGTAACAGGGTCGTGTCCACGGATCACGGGCTGCTGTTCCGCTCGGTCCAGCCCATGGACCAGGGCCTGTACTACTGCCTGGCCACGGAGAACAGCTTCAAGCGCACGGTGGCTAAGATCCGCCTGCGCGTGCTGAGCTCGCTGACGGACGGGCGGgcggcccccccgccgccgccgccgccgcagcccGGGGTCCTGCAGGGGTCGCTGAGCGCCGGCGAGGCGCTGGCCATGCAGCGGTACTGcaaggagcagcagcaggcccagcgCGTCGGCCCTCTCCGGGGGGACCTCGCCAAGCTGAAGAAGATCATGGAgcacaggaagagcaggagcCGCAGAAACCCCCCCACTCGGGACTAG